In the Paramisgurnus dabryanus chromosome 5, PD_genome_1.1, whole genome shotgun sequence genome, one interval contains:
- the tsc1a gene encoding TSC complex subunit 1a isoform X3 yields the protein MAMAKDQPNVFDLLPLLGSTDLSELEQVKNLLQETLSTDKGALLLNSLVDYFLETNSSQAVDILSSVREPHDKHLLDKMNECMGKQSSRLSTITLFGHVVRKQPQWIHKIARFPLFASLLKCLKADTDVVVLITGILVLITLLPMIPQTNKQLLCEFFDIFGRLAAWNQRHPGHAQGVYAVHLHASVYLLFQRLYGMYPCNFVSYLRAHYGMKENVDTYEEIVKPMLEHVRIHPELITGTKDYEVDPIRWKRFEPHDIVIECGKVSLDPKEASCEEGYSSLSDYIPRRPIDHSRSCMELSIHEMTPVTQIATVRQSLSRSLPFLTATKDSDSRTQTPNYQQSDEMNSSGVKEVMWSPSSVCGMTTPPSSRMSPATISETSHSASSLSGRIPNTPGDAKWSLSPSTPSGSSPLPSFSEELGQPGQNTSSAQVKINPAVKELKKVIPRSINNNGGASDAKSPVSLAQLSDIVKRTGEEREDDAITEEILSLTHGRLDFVARPSLESFFSGSSDTLLSSHPSDEQNLVSTPDRGDTSVKGGEQQPRWPLWPALTPIENGKSGLSKCSLSDLTKEPMPYEPLFDLALPKVASLFLERKTAEALQRAEGEKELHREEMEGEDLSATSPLEVLDRVIQQGYDTHEKVLKRTLASQNQPADPYSGGKQHSNKGKGPASAASDELGMLRSQLLLLHSQLLYERHKREQHALRNRRLFGRIVNATALEEQNNSMKTQLKLQDVEMQAVQVSLQEEQRRSKHMREEREALVNQLQAQIQQLQQERNGYYSKMLELQSDLQENQKKVGEMEAELKRANNKVCNMGHLLSQLSIKVNNSENMEQQMAFLNKQLLLLGEANRLCAGEIERLGPEASKELKMQQASSLREVERLKQSSVQQSQRLEAAQQRITDLETQLTKKEQVMRSN from the exons ATGGCTATGGCAAAGGACCAGCCAAATGTGTTCGACCTTCTCCCTCTGTTGGGGTCCACTGACTTAAGTGAGCTGGAGCAAGTAAAAAACCTGCTCCAGGAGACTCTCAGCACAG ATAAAGGAGCTTTGTTGCTAAATAGTCTTGTGGACTATTTCCTGGAAACAAACTCATCTCAAGCTGTGGACATTCTGTCTTCTGTCAGGGAGCCCCATGATAAG CATCTTTTAGATAAGATGAATGAATGCATGGGCAAGCAGAGCAGCCGCCTCTCCACCATCACCCTCTTTGGCCATGTTGTCCGCAAGCAGCCACAATGGATCCACAAGATTGCACGCTTCCCTTTGTTTGCTTCACTTCTCAAATGCCTCAAG GCTGATACGGATGTAGTGGTTCTCATAACTGGCATTCTGGTGTTGATTACTCTTCTACCCATGATTCCTCAAACTAACAAACAGCTTCTCTGTGAGTTCTTTGACATCTTTGGACGGCTTGCTGCTTGGAACCAACGGCACCCAG GTCATGCTCAGGGAGTGTACGCAGTCCATCTTCATGCCAGTGTATACTTACTTTTTCAAAGACTGTATGGCATGTATCCCTGCAATTTTGTTTCCTACCTGCGTGCCCACTACGGCATGAAGGAAAATGTTGACACGTATGAAGAAATAGTTAAG CCCATGTTAGAACATGTACGAATACATCCCGAGCTCATCACCGGAACCAAAGATTATGAGGTTGATCCAATAAG atGGAAGAGATTCGAGCCCCATGATATAGTGATTGAATGTGGCAAAGTTTCGCTTGATCCTAAAGAGGCGTCATGTGAAGAAGGCTACTCCTCTCTGTCTGATTACATACCACGGCGTCCTATAGACCACAGCCGATCCTGTATGGAGCTCAGTATCCACG AAATGACCCCTGTCACACAAATAGCCACTGTTCGCCAGTCTCTCTCTCGGTCTTTACCGTTTCTCACTGCAACCAAGGACTCTGATTCCAGGACGCAGACTCCCAACTATCAA CAAAGTGATGAGATGAACTCATCAGGAGTAAAGGAGGTGATGTGGAGTCCTTCCTCAGTCTGCGGGATGACCACCCCTCCCAGTTCCAGAATGTCCCCTGCCACTATTTCAGAAACCTCACATAGTGCCTCCAGCCTCTCAGGACGAATACCTAACACGCCAG GTGATGCAAAATGGTCCCTGTCTCCCTCAACCCCCTCGGGGTCATCTCCTCTCCCATCTTTCTCAGAGGAACTAGGGCAGCCTGGCCAAAACACCAGCAGTGCTCAGGTTAAG ATAAATCCAGCGGTCAAAGAGCTGAAGAAAGTCATTCCCAGAAGTATTAATAACAACG GAGGTGCTAGTGATGCCAAGAGTCCAGTTTCATTGGCGCAGCTCTCCGATATTGTCAAGAGGACAGGCGAGGAGAGAGAGGATG ATGCTATCACAGAAGAGATTTTGAGCCTGACCCATGGGAGACTAGATTTCGTGGCAAGGCCCAGCTTGGAATCCTTTTTTTCTGGTTCCTCGGACACCCTGCTCTCATCTCACCCCAGCGACGAACAGAATTTAGTTTCCACGCCCGATAGGGGTGACACCTCAGTCAAAGGAGGAGAGCAACAACCTCGGTGGCCTCTCTGGCCTGCTTTAACCCCAATAGAAAATGGAAAGAGCGGTCTGAGTAAATGTTCCCTCTCTGATCTGACGAAGGAACCTATGCCCTACGAGCCGCTGTTCGACCTCGCCTTGCCCAAGGTGGCATCTCTGTTTTTGGAAAGGAAGACAGCAGAGGCCTTGCAGAGGGCAGAAGGCGAGAAGGAGCTGCATCGAGAGGAGATGGAGGGGGAGGATCTTTCTGCCACTTCCCCACTGGAAGTGTTGGATCGTGTTATTCAGCAGGGGTATGACACCCATGAAAAGGTGCTGAAAAG AACTCTGGCCTCCCAAAACCAGCCGGCAGACCCATACTCTGGAGGTAAACAACATAGCAATAAAGGAAAAG GTCCTGCATCTGCAGCATCAGATGAGCTGGGAATGTTGCGTAGTCAGCTGCTATTGCTACATAGCCAGCTGCTGTATGAGAGACATAAGAGAGAACAGCATGCCCTTAGGAACCGCCGTCTGTTTGGACGTATTGTCAATGCCACTGCTTTGGAAGAACAGAACAACTCTATG AAAACCCAACTCAAGCTTCAGGATGTTGAGATGCAAGCTGTGCAGGTGAGCCTGCAGGAAGAACAGCGGCGTTCCAAGCACATGCGCGAGGAAAGAGAGGCTCTGGTTAATCAGCTGCAGGCACAGATTCAACAGCTGCAGCAGGAGCGAAATGGCTATTACTCAAAGATGCTTGAACTGCAG AGTGACTTACAAGAGAATCAGAAGAAGGTAGGAGAAATGGAGGCAGAGCTAAAGAGAGCCAACAACAAAGTATGTAATATGGGACACCTGCTCAGCCAGCTGTCCATCAAG GTCAACAATAGTGAAAATATGGAGCAGCAGATGGCTTTTTTGAACAAACAGTTGCTGCTTTTGGGTGAAGCCAACAGGTTATGCGCGGGGGAAATTGAGCGCTTGGGACCTGAGGCAAGCAAG GAGTTAAAGATGCAGCAAGCGTCTTCACTTCGAGAGGTGGAGCGTTTGAAGCAGAGCTCCGTCCAGCAGAGTCAGAGACTGGAGGCAGCCCAGCAGCGCATCACTGACCTGGAGACCCAACTCACCAAGAAAGAGCAAGTCATGC